GGGGAAGAAGCGCTTCGCGTTCTCGGGCCCGGCGGTGTTGATGCAGATCGTGTACATCGCATCGACGATCGCCTCGAGGAGGTTCTGCGCCTTGTTGGGGATAAGCGTGAGGTTGCGCGTCATCCAGATCGCGAGAAGCGAAATGACGATGACGACGACGGTGGAGGTGAGGTAGGTGTTGACGAACGGGAACGGCCCGATGTCCGCCAGTTTCTCGGCCCTGATCTCGATAATCGGCTTGGGTCCGCGGACGAACACGAAGCCTACGAGCAGGAGCACGAGGGCGCCGACGGTGATGAGAATCGTCCTGGGATTCTTCAAAAGCCCGCTACTTCTTCTTCGGCAGCTTCTGCTGCTGCCGCTGCCACCGCTCGACATCGGCGATGGTGTCCATCAGCATGCGATAGCCGCCATAGAAGGCGGCCACCAGTCCGAGCGCTAAGCCGCTCAGCGTGAAGATTCTGCCCGTGTCCAGGGCCTGATCCAAAAAGTGTCCGCCCACGGTGCCCCCGGCGATGCAGGTCGCCAGGTACGAGCCGAGGCCGAGAAGCTGAATCGCCGGGGTCAGGCGCTGCACGCTACGCCTCCTCCGGAACCTGTCTGGACTTTGAGAATCTTATCACGAGCGCCGTGGCGCGATCAACGTGAAATTTCGCACGAACGGTGAGAAGCTCTTCCCCTTGGCCGCCAAAGTATCCTCGCTGCGCCGGTGGGGGACAAGGGGTCTGGTACGGCGGATGGGTCAGGCCAGGCGGCGCCTGTTCCAGCGCGTGAGCGCCACGCCAGCCCAGATGACTTCGACCACGCCGAAGGGCCACGCGCCCGCCAGGAAGCCGTACGCGGCGGCGAGCAGGCACGCGAAGGCGAACGCGAGCACAAACGCCGGCGCCCGCTCTTCGAGGGCGTAGAAGGCCAACATGGCGCCGACGGCGAGGACGCCGAAGAGCGTGAGCAGGCTCATGCGCGCGCGGTGAGCATGTCGTACAGCACATCGAGCTGGCGCGGGGCGGCGATGATGCGCAACTCGACCTGCGGTCCGGGCGGCAACTCCCAGCGGATGTCCGGGCAGCACAGACGCTCGGCCGCAACGAGGCCTTCCGCCAATGTGAACGCATCATCGTCGAATGCAACGACGATCGCGCTCGTCGTACGACGCACGCCGCGGACATGCGGCGCCAGGTCCTCGAAGGTCGGCGCGCCTCGCGGGCGGACGCCGATCTCACACGCCAGCACGTCGATCAGGTCGCGTTCGTCTGGTTGTTTCATCGCGTCACGCTCCTTCGCCGTCGGGACTGATGCAGAATGTACACTCCGAGACCCGGCCGGGTCGCGCGGTGCAGGGCGCGTTGCGCACATGACGCTCCAACTCCGACAGCTCGCGTCGCAGCGCCTGCAGATCCTCGATCCGCCGCAGCACTTCCTGGTTCTTGCCGGCGATCAGGTCAGCAAGTTCAGGCACGAATGACTCACACGTCGACGAGAACGCCTGCTCGATGAGCGTGCGCACGTCCGGCAGCGAGAGTCCGAGCAGGCGTGCATGACGCACGAGCCGCAAGCGTCGTACGTCCGACGCGGCGTAGAGCCGGTATCCGGAAGCGGAACGGCGCGCCGCGGGCACGACGCCCTGCGACTCGTAGAAGCGAATCGTGCGGACGGAGACGCCGCTTTCGCGCGCGAGGGCGCCGATCGTCAGGTGTGACGCCATACGCACAGCGTAAACCCTCCAGTAAGTAGAAGGTCAAGCGCCGAGGCAAAAGATCCGGCTATTACTACTCGGCGCGAAGAGCGGCGAGCGGCGGCGCTTCAGTACGCCGAGTGGGCGCGCCGGATGGCTTAGCTCTTGCGCTTGTCGAAGTCGTCGAGGTCGAGGCTCTCGATGAACTCCTTGAAGGCGGACATCTTTTCGAGCTCTTCGGGGTCGATCCTGACCGCGCCCTCCGGGCGTTCGATCGTCTCGCCGTCCTTGTCGATGAGCACGCCGGCGCGTTCGAGGACGGTCTCCTCGGCGAAGATCGGCACTTTGGCGCGGACGGCGAGCGCGATGGCATCGCTGGGGCGTGAGTCGATCTCCATCGTGCCCCCGTTCACATCCAGGACGATGCGGGCATAGAAGGTGTCGTTGGCGAGGTCGTTGACGAGGATGTGGTTGACCTGGGCGCCGAGCGTATCGATGACGCTGCGCAGCAGGTCGTGCGTGAGCGGCCGCGCGACGGCGACCTCCTGCAACTGCACGGCGATGGCGTCGGCCTCGGCCGGGCCGATCCAGATGCAGAGATACCGGTCGGAGGCCTTTTCCCGGAGAATCACTACCCGCTGGTAGTTCATCAGGCTGACCCTGATGCTCTCAATCGTCATCTCAATCAAACGCACCGACCTCCGCATCCAACCGATTCAGTCTAGACACGGCCTTCTTCAGGTGTCAACGAATCTGAAATCGCAGGCTCGTCACAGAACGGCCCCTTCCGTAGCGCCGGGAGGTGGCGGTCTCGTACCGACCGACCACTTTGCCTCCAGGTAGATACTGATCCCGGCGATCGTCGCCATCGCGAAGGCAATCGCGAAGAGCACCGGACTTACACCGAAAATATCGGCCACAGAGCCCGCAAGAATTAGCGGCAGAATGCCCACCGCGTTCGCCAGCACCACCTGCGCGGCGAAGACGCGGCCGCGCATGTCGGCGGGCGCGCGTTCGTGCAGGACCGTCTGGGCGGGGGCGTTGACCAGTGCGTAGGTGAATCCGAGCGGCCCCGCGAAGGCCATCGTCAGCAGGACGAGGATCGAAAGCCCGCCAGCGCGCTGGTCATCGGAGAACGGGTCGACGTGCTCCGTGCGCTCGAGCAGGTTCGCGATCGGCTCGACGAAGCCCAGCGCGATGGTGCACAGCGTCAGACCGCAGAGCCCGGCGATCACCGTGCGGTTCTTGCCGAGTCGCGCGACGATCAGCGGCAGCGCGCGCAGGCCGACGATTGCGCCGATGCCGACCGGCGCGAAGATCGTCACCGCCTTGTCCGGCGCCACCTGCAGCACCGCCTGCATGTAGCGCGGCACGAGCACGGCGAACAGCAGGACGAGCGAACTGCCCGTCGCGTAGTGAATGAGCGCGAGCCCGGAGACGGGGTCGCGCCAGAGCGTCCGCAGCGTCTGCGCGTAATCGCCGGCGGCCTCGCGGAGTTCACGGAACGTCGGCCACTGGCGATCGTGCGACCCGTCGTCGCTCTGGATGGGCGGCATGAGACGCGCGCACAGCACCGACACCGCGAACATCACTGTCGCGACGCTGAACACGACGACCGGGCCGTTCTCTCCGAACGCGGGCAGCAGGATCGGCGCCAGGAAGATCATGCCGGCAAGCTGGGAGCCGGTGACGGCCATGCTGAACATGCTGTTTGCCGCGATCAGTTGATCGCGCGACACGACGGAGGGCACGGTGACGGCGTCCGTAGTGCCGAAGAGCTGGCTCGCCGTCGCGAAGAAGATGCTGATGACGATCAGCAGCCCCACGTGCTCGCGCGCGAGCAAGAAGCAGATCGCCAGCAGCGCGCGCGCAAGGTTCGTATAGATGAGCAGCAAGCGCTTGCTCCACATATCGACCAGCACGCCGGAGAACACGCCGAAGACGACCGACGGAATGACAAATGACAGCACCAGGATCGACGTAAACGTCGACCCTTCTGTGAGGTCGGTGACGAGCACGAGCAGCGTGAACAGGATCGCGTTCTGGGCGGACTGCGAAATCAGTTGGGCGAGCCAGAGCAGCAGAAAGCTGCGGTTGGTCAGGACGGGCCGGGGTTTCGCAGGACGCGGTTGGCGCAGGGTCCGCGTTCCGTTGCGCATCTAGTACGCCGTCCTTGCCGGCATCGCCAGGTTTCGCGCGGCGTAGAACACGGCGAGCGCGGCGCACATCAGCCCGACGAAGAAGAACACCGGCGTGACGCCGATCGCGTCGGCCATGAGGCCCGTGAGCAGGATCGGCGGGATCGACGCGAGATTCGTCAGCACCGTCTGCGCCGCAAACACGCGTCCCTGCATCTCGCGCGGTATGCGTTCGTTGACGATCGTCCTCCCCACCACGTTCACGAAGGTGAATGCGAACGCCAGCCCGGCGGCGAGCACCCCGGTGATGATAATACGCGCCGTGCCCTCGCCGAACGGCCCCGGGTCGAATGCGCCGAGCAGATTCCAGCTTTCCAGCGTCGCGCCCATCGGCCGGATGAACGCGAGAAGCATCACGCCGAGCACGAGCGCGGCGAAGGAGCCGCCGACGCTGTACCACGGCGATACGCGCCCGGAGACGCGCGCCACGAACCGCAGCGCCAACCAGATCCCGACCGCGGCCGGCGTCACGACGAAGATCGCGTTCTCCGTGTTGACGCCGAGCACTTCGGACGCGTAGCGCGGTAACAGCGTCACGACGACCAGGCCCGTCGTGTTGGCGAGCACCACGAGCACGACGCTGATGTATGACATCGCGTCCATCGTCAGGTAGTGCCACGCTTCCGCGAAGCGCTCGCGCGTGTCCTCCCAGGTGACGGCGACGCGGCTGATCGGGCCGCCGAGGCCATCGATGATAAGGAAGTTGAACGCCGCGGCGCCGAACATCGCGGCGCAGACGATGGCAAGAGCCTCCGGCCCGACGGTCTTGAGGAAGACGATCGGCAGGATCATCAGGCCGGCGATCTGCGAGATCAGCGAACCCAGGTTGTTCAGCGAATTCGCCGACGTGAACTCCTCGGAATCGACGACGGCGGGCAACGCTGCCGCCTCGGCGGGGCTGCTGAACTGCGAAGCCACGGCGAACGCCACGGCGACGACGTAGATCATCACCACGCTATCCGTCGAGAGCGCGAGCAGGACGCACAGCGCGGCACGCACTGCGCTCATGCCGGCGAGCATCAGCCCCTTCGGTACGCGGTCGACGAGTACGCCGGAGATCGTGCCGAGAAGCGCACTCGGCGCGATGTACGCCACGACGAAGAGGCTGCTCGCGAAGTTCCGGCCAGTGGCCTCGACAACCATGATGAGCATGGTGTAGACGACGGCGTTGACGGGGGTGTGCGAGAGCAAGCGCGACAGCCACAGCTTGCGAAAGGCGTCGTTCTCGAACAGCGTCCGTTCGCCGACGAGTGCGGACAGGCGCAGCATGGCCGTCCGCGTGTCGGCCATCAGTCCCGCTCCAGCGCGATGCGGACCTGTTCGGGGTCGGGCTCGGGGCCTCGCGACACGAACGTCTTGAGGCGCTTCTCGAGGGTGCGGCGGTCGAGCAGCACGCGGTGACCGCAGGTACGGCACTTGAGGCCGATGTCGGCGCCGAGTCGCACGATGTCCCACTCGTAGCCGCCGCACGGGTGCGGCTTTCGCAAGCGGACGACGTCCTCCATCCGGAAGTCGACGATCTCGGCCACGGTCAGCCTCGTGCGGCGGCGATCGCCGCGCGCTCGGCGTTGATGGCGTCGCGCAGGCGTACGGCTTCGCGACGCGCCGCATCGGCGAAGTCGCTGCCCCGCGAGGCGTACGTAACGCCGCGCGAGGCGCTGATCAGCAACCCGCGGCCGCGCGCATCCACGCCCGCGCGCACGGACGCCGCGAGTTCGCCCGACTGCGCGCCGATCCCGGGCACCAGAAACGGCATCTCGGGGCACAGTTCGCGAATGCGCTGCATCTCGCCGGGGTACGTCGCGCCGACGACCAGTCCGACGTTCGCGTGCTTGTCCCACGACCGTGCCTTGAGCGCGACGGCTTCGTACAGCGGCATCGCGCCGCCATCCGACTGTACCTGCAGATCTTGCAGGTCCGCGGCGCCCGGGTTCGACGTGCGACACAGCACGAACGCAGCTTTTTCAGGGCGCTCGATCCAGGGTTCCGTAGAGTCATAGCCCACGTACGGATTCACCGTGCAGGCATCGAAGCCCAGTTCATCGAAGACGGCCTTCGCGTAGGCGCGCGCGGTGTTCGTGACGTCGCCGCGCTTGGCATCGGCGAGCGTGATGACGTGCGACGGTATCGCCGCCACGATCTTGCGCAGCGCGGCGTAGCCCTTCTCCGGTCCCAGCGCCTCGTAGAACGCGACGTTGGGCTTGTACGCGCACACGAGATCGCTCGTCGCCTCGACGATCGCGATATTGAACGCGGCGACGTCGTCGAGCGCCATCAACGCCGGATCTGGGTCGAGGCCGATGCAGAGCAGGCTGTCGCTGCGGGCCCAGGCCGCTTCGAGCTTCGCGCGGAAGGTCTGCGTCCCCGTGGTGCTCCTCCTCATGTCGCCGACGTTTCCGGGATCTCCGCGCCCGCCTCGCGCAGACGCTGGCGCAACGCCGCGAACGCGCGGTCATCGCCGCTTGTAAGGTACAGCACGCCACCACCGCCCGAACGCGGACGCAGCAGGTCGTGCGACTCCAGCACGCGCCTCACCTGGCGCGCGACTGCCGGCGACGGCTCGATCACGGCGATGCCATCGCCGGCGCGCCGCTCGATGATGGCGCGGAGGAAGGCGTAGTGCGTGCAGCCCAGCGCCAGCACATCGGCGCCGGAGTCGCGTACGCGCTGGAGGTACTGGTCGACGAGTGCCGCCGTCTCGTCGTCATCGATCGCGCCCGCCTCGACGCGTTCGGCGAGTCCCGGCGCCGCGATCGTTTCGACGTGTACCTCGGCACCGTAGCGATCGATCAGCGCGGCGAGCTTTTCGCCACCGGCGGTTGGCGGCGTGACGAGCAGCGCGACGCGGCCCGCCACCGTGCGTTCAGCGGCGGGCTTGAGCGCCGGCTCCATGCCGATGAACGGTACGTCGAAGGTCGCGCGCAGATGGGCGATCGCGGCGCTCGTGGCAGTATTGCAGGCGACGACGATGGCTTTCGCGCCGCGCGCGAGCAATTGCGTGGTCACCGCAACCGAGCGGGCGCGAATGTCGTCCGGGCCGTGGGCGCCGTAGGGGAAGTACGCGGCATCGGCGCAGTAAATGATGTCTTCGCCGGGCAACAGCCGGCGCACTTCGACGAGGACGGAGAGCCCGCCGACGCCGGAGTCGAAGATGCCGATAGGGGAGGACGCATCGGGCATAGGCGCAGGTAGATCGTACGCCGCCGCGGCGATCACGTCCAGCAGGCGCCCCTTCATCGTCATTCACACAATCATCCCGGGTATGATCCCACCATGAAGCGCGCCGACGACCCCAACCGCGACTATCGCAAGCTCGTCGCACGCGGGTACGACGAGGTCGCGTCGGTCTTCAACGCATCACGGTCGCGCGAGGACGCGCAGGCGCTGGCGCCCCTGCTCGGCGCCCTGCCCGATGGCGCCCCGATACTCGACCTCGGCTGTGGCGCCGGCGTGCCGGTAGCGCGGGCGCTGGCCGAGCGGTTCTCGGTGACCGGCGTCGATCATTCGGCGGCGCAACTGGCGCTGGCGCGCGAGCAGGTGCCGCATGCGACGTTCATCCGGGCCGACATGGCGAGCGTCGACTTTCGCGACGCCTCGTTCGACGCCATCGTGAGCTTCTACGCGATCTTCCACCTGCCGCGCGAAGAGCACGCGCCGTTGTTCGCGCGGATGTATCGCTGGCTGCGGCCGGCGGGGTACCTGCTGGCGTCGGTGGCGATGACGGAAGAGGCCGCGTACACCGAGGATTACTTCGGCACGGAGATGTACTGGAGTCACTTCGACGCCGTCGCGAACCGTCGCATGGTCGAGGACGCGGGCTTTTCGATCCTGAAGGACGAGGTCCTCGGGCACGGATACGGCGACGGCGATCACTCGCCGGAAGCGCATCCGTTGATCTTCGCGCGGAAGCCGGCGTAGCAGTGATCCGTCGCCTCTGCAGTGACAGTCTGTGCCTAACGTCATCCTGAGCGAAGCGAAGGATTTCGTCGCGGCATAGACGTCACGCGCGCATAACCGCCGCGGGC
This is a stretch of genomic DNA from Dehalococcoidia bacterium. It encodes these proteins:
- a CDS encoding AtpZ/AtpI family protein — encoded protein: MQRLTPAIQLLGLGSYLATCIAGGTVGGHFLDQALDTGRIFTLSGLALGLVAAFYGGYRMLMDTIADVERWQRQQQKLPKKK
- a CDS encoding MerR family transcriptional regulator, whose translation is MASHLTIGALARESGVSVRTIRFYESQGVVPAARRSASGYRLYAASDVRRLRLVRHARLLGLSLPDVRTLIEQAFSSTCESFVPELADLIAGKNQEVLRRIEDLQALRRELSELERHVRNAPCTARPGRVSECTFCISPDGEGA
- a CDS encoding bifunctional nuclease family protein, whose amino-acid sequence is MIEMTIESIRVSLMNYQRVVILREKASDRYLCIWIGPAEADAIAVQLQEVAVARPLTHDLLRSVIDTLGAQVNHILVNDLANDTFYARIVLDVNGGTMEIDSRPSDAIALAVRAKVPIFAEETVLERAGVLIDKDGETIERPEGAVRIDPEELEKMSAFKEFIESLDLDDFDKRKS
- a CDS encoding MFS transporter gives rise to the protein MRNGTRTLRQPRPAKPRPVLTNRSFLLLWLAQLISQSAQNAILFTLLVLVTDLTEGSTFTSILVLSFVIPSVVFGVFSGVLVDMWSKRLLLIYTNLARALLAICFLLAREHVGLLIVISIFFATASQLFGTTDAVTVPSVVSRDQLIAANSMFSMAVTGSQLAGMIFLAPILLPAFGENGPVVVFSVATVMFAVSVLCARLMPPIQSDDGSHDRQWPTFRELREAAGDYAQTLRTLWRDPVSGLALIHYATGSSLVLLFAVLVPRYMQAVLQVAPDKAVTIFAPVGIGAIVGLRALPLIVARLGKNRTVIAGLCGLTLCTIALGFVEPIANLLERTEHVDPFSDDQRAGGLSILVLLTMAFAGPLGFTYALVNAPAQTVLHERAPADMRGRVFAAQVVLANAVGILPLILAGSVADIFGVSPVLFAIAFAMATIAGISIYLEAKWSVGTRPPPPGATEGAVL
- a CDS encoding MFS transporter; the protein is MADTRTAMLRLSALVGERTLFENDAFRKLWLSRLLSHTPVNAVVYTMLIMVVEATGRNFASSLFVVAYIAPSALLGTISGVLVDRVPKGLMLAGMSAVRAALCVLLALSTDSVVMIYVVAVAFAVASQFSSPAEAAALPAVVDSEEFTSANSLNNLGSLISQIAGLMILPIVFLKTVGPEALAIVCAAMFGAAAFNFLIIDGLGGPISRVAVTWEDTRERFAEAWHYLTMDAMSYISVVLVVLANTTGLVVVTLLPRYASEVLGVNTENAIFVVTPAAVGIWLALRFVARVSGRVSPWYSVGGSFAALVLGVMLLAFIRPMGATLESWNLLGAFDPGPFGEGTARIIITGVLAAGLAFAFTFVNVVGRTIVNERIPREMQGRVFAAQTVLTNLASIPPILLTGLMADAIGVTPVFFFVGLMCAALAVFYAARNLAMPARTAY
- a CDS encoding DUF951 domain-containing protein, giving the protein MEDVVRLRKPHPCGGYEWDIVRLGADIGLKCRTCGHRVLLDRRTLEKRLKTFVSRGPEPDPEQVRIALERD
- the pyrF gene encoding orotidine-5'-phosphate decarboxylase, which translates into the protein MRRSTTGTQTFRAKLEAAWARSDSLLCIGLDPDPALMALDDVAAFNIAIVEATSDLVCAYKPNVAFYEALGPEKGYAALRKIVAAIPSHVITLADAKRGDVTNTARAYAKAVFDELGFDACTVNPYVGYDSTEPWIERPEKAAFVLCRTSNPGAADLQDLQVQSDGGAMPLYEAVALKARSWDKHANVGLVVGATYPGEMQRIRELCPEMPFLVPGIGAQSGELAASVRAGVDARGRGLLISASRGVTYASRGSDFADAARREAVRLRDAINAERAAIAAARG
- the murI gene encoding glutamate racemase, which translates into the protein MTMKGRLLDVIAAAAYDLPAPMPDASSPIGIFDSGVGGLSVLVEVRRLLPGEDIIYCADAAYFPYGAHGPDDIRARSVAVTTQLLARGAKAIVVACNTATSAAIAHLRATFDVPFIGMEPALKPAAERTVAGRVALLVTPPTAGGEKLAALIDRYGAEVHVETIAAPGLAERVEAGAIDDDETAALVDQYLQRVRDSGADVLALGCTHYAFLRAIIERRAGDGIAVIEPSPAVARQVRRVLESHDLLRPRSGGGGVLYLTSGDDRAFAALRQRLREAGAEIPETSAT
- a CDS encoding class I SAM-dependent methyltransferase: MKRADDPNRDYRKLVARGYDEVASVFNASRSREDAQALAPLLGALPDGAPILDLGCGAGVPVARALAERFSVTGVDHSAAQLALAREQVPHATFIRADMASVDFRDASFDAIVSFYAIFHLPREEHAPLFARMYRWLRPAGYLLASVAMTEEAAYTEDYFGTEMYWSHFDAVANRRMVEDAGFSILKDEVLGHGYGDGDHSPEAHPLIFARKPA